agcatgcatgcatgcatgcgccaTACGTGACGGCCATTAATGGCGGCCGGCCGAGATGGATCCGGATCCAGATTGATCGCCGATCGGAGGCGCGACCGAGGTACCTACTAATCGGAGTAGTAGGATCGAATAGGCCATGGCCGGGCTGCCGGCCGGCGCGGGCCGTGCGTCGCCGTTAAGGTGCGACACGCTGGCCGGGCTCCGTTGGGTCGGGTCAGTTcgtactactgcctactactccTTGGCGCGTTGTTCGTGCGCGGGCGACGAATGCCGCCCCGTACAGTACGTGCTGCCTGCCACTGCCCACCCATCCAGCCAGCCCGCCGGCTTCGTCATCGTCAACGTTTGCAGCGTTGAATAACGATGCGGTAGCTAGCTTAGCGGCGGCGACGTGGTGTTAAGTGTTTGTTAACCAATTTCCCCGCAACAAAGATTTGCCCACGATACGATTCGGCGCAGGGGGCGGCAAGGAGACCGGGCGGGCGCACGGCACGAATCCGGCCGGGGGCCGACGACGACCTACCCGCGAGCCGCGACGACGTGCGCCGCACACCGGCGCTCGTGACCCGTCGGCGACAGGCGACGACGTGCGCGCGGCTGCGTCTGCGTCTGCGTGTGTGCACGCGTCGTGCCGTCGTCGGCGGGTGTGGAGCAGGTATGGGCATGGCAGTGCCTGTATTCTAATCGGGGATTGGATTCAACGGCCGCAATTCCGCCGTGCGGTGTGTCTAGTGTAGACGTAGTGGTGTGATCGTGCCAAGGCCAGGTAGGTCATCACTTGTTTTTTCCCGACAATTTGCCATCGTTGCCAAATCAAGTCTACCGTCTCTTTTGAATCACACACATGGATTAATGACTACTCAATCCGGTTCAACTTATAAAGCGTAGTTTAGCATGACACGACCTTATAGATTATATTTTGACCATTCGTTTAGTTTATATTGTTTATTATAAATCTATGATTATTTCTAGTATGTTTGTTTCAAATCTAACGGTATCTAGTTTGTATTACAATATTTAAAAATTCATGATCAAGTTAGTGCTCAAAGCTTATAAAACTCTTACTTGTAAGTTGCGCAAGATGTCTTATAAACTAGACCGAACGAAGTGATTTTAGACCCTATTTGGATGTTGGAAGAATTTGGAAGTTGCCTTTAGGCTCCGATACACAACTTATTAAATATGTTGAAGCTCAGATTATAGATTTTGGTAAGCTGGGCAAACCCAACTTCTTCCGACTTCTAGACTTCAAAACACAATTCTTCCCTCCACTTCTACTATAGTAGCGGCATAAAAAACCAATGACTAAGGGTGTTGTGGTAATTATACACTAGAAAGCAGCTTTtctaaggcctcgtttagttccaaaattttttcccaaaaagtgctacagtatcatcacatcgaatcttgcgatacgtgcatggagcattaaatatagacgaaaaaaactaattacacagtttggttggaaaatcgcgagacgaacgttttgagcataattagtccatgattgaatactaattgccaaataaaaacgaaagtgctacagtagccaaattcctaaatttcgcccaactaaacaaggcttaAGCTTTCACACTATGGATCCAACCAACCTTTCAACCTATCTTCTATAGACTACGATGTATCCAAATAAGTCTTTAGTTTTAGAGTTTGTTTAGTATAATTCCTTGAGCCGTTTCGAGAGCAGGTTCAACGCCTCGCCAATCAAACAGGTCATGGGGGAAATAGCTTCAGGCTTAGAGCTCCTTGAATCATGCTAACCGAAGAGGTAAGAAGGAGAGGGAGCCGGCTTCGCCGGACTCTCCTTCGTGCTTGAGGGCCTAGGTAAAAACGCCCACCGCCTCGAGGTGTCGGTTGGCCGAAGCGGTGTTGTCGGGGCAGGCCGAGGCGGAGCGGAGGGGGTCCAACACAGGTGATTGTTGTTTAAATTTTGAAGAAATAGTTtgaaaggaagaaaaaaaaacacaagaCTCTCACATATGTCAGATTCATATACGTAGACACGTGTCACGAATCCATGACAGATGTTCACAACAGTAATTGGAGACCAAGAGATCGAATGCAGTTTGACTTTTAAATCAGACGACCCATCAGGTTTTCCTTAAACCATTTGACTTGCCACTGGTTTCAACGTTCCGGAGCAATTATCGCACTACATTAAACGTTGACAAACCAATTCGCACTACATTAAACGTTGACAGACCAATTcacgatatatgttttctttctTTGTTGAAGAAGAAGACGACGAGGAGGAGAAGGCATGGCTGCAGCACGTCTTTGGCACGCGCATGCAGCTGGACGGACCTGGACCGATCAGGATAACAATACTCAGGCTGCTGAAGAGTATTCAGAAACCGCCACGTCCACGTAGTGCAAGTGCTGCTCCTCCGGTGTCTGCTAGTAGCACATCTCCTGCGACGGCCGGGTCGCGTCGACAGTGTGTCTGTGCGAGCAGGGTGGCCGTCGCGCTGCTCCCTGCTCGACCACGACCAGGACGGCAGCAGCACAGGTGTCCAATGTCCTCCCAAAGTGGAGACGTGCAATGGGAAAGCAGAGCAGAGAGCAGAAGCCACGCCGCCAGGACCAGCCGCTCGGTGATGCGCCGCGCCATGGGGCATCACAACTGGAGGTGAGTGTTGACTGATGTTTGAGCTCGGAAACTAGGTGAGTGCTTCCAAAGCGTTTGTTGAAATGCCTCATAGCCAGCAGAAATGCTAGTTAGCATTTTTGTTCCCCCTCCTTGATTTCTGGGGTTGCTTTCGTCTTAAACCACTACTGCTTCCAATTGGAGAATACTTCAATCTGTAAACTGGTAGAGGCATAGCCAGTAAAATGAAGCCGGTGTACAACTGACAGCGAGAACAGACGATTGCCTGTTAGAAATTAAGCATTGCAGGTTTTCGCTGCGTCTTGAGTAGCTTGTACATGTACAAGTGGACCAACCTAAGTTGAAGGCAACAAATTAATTACATCTTGTTCCAAATAAGTCCATTCTTCAAGATGGTGCTATCTATAGAAACGTagttattcaaaatttgacataACAAAAGAGGACTGTAGTCAGAGTTCCGGGGACCCTGCCTCAATCCATATGCATCGCAAATAGGACCAAAATAAATATTAGTTTAAGGGTTCTCAGACAAAGGCGCAACAGCACATTGCGACGCTCAGCGTTTACAGGTTCCAGACAACATTCAGCTCAGCTTCTTAGGTTGAAGCCCTTACTGTAGTCATACATCTGTGCACATAACATTTGATAGGGATAAGCAAAACCAACAATTTCAACAGTAGCCGGTAATAAATACCAATAATACATCTAACGTGGTAGACTAGCTGATGATAGAAACTCTCGCTGCAAGCTAGAGTAGTTATAACTGCGCTGAGGTGCTACATGAGCCCCATTGTTCGATTCAACAGAGATGGATTGCCGGTGAGAGGCTAAAGCTCTTCTTGTCACCATTGGCTGAATGTATTGCTCGTTTCCTGTATCAACATGGGAAGAGTTCATCCTTTCTGCTAGTAAAAGCTGTAGTGTTATGACTACTTGCTTCATTGTCGGCCTTTCTTCACCTCGCAGCCTCAAGCACATCTCTGCAAGGGATGCGACCTTTTCAATCTCGTCCTCTGTTGCTTCCTCAAGAACTTCAGCAGCTATTATCCCTGTGGTCGGCCTCGACGTGATCTCTGAAAGGAAGTAGTTACTCAGGTTCTGCTTCGTTCCTGATTCAGTTGTAAAAACTGGTTGTTTTCTCAGAAGAAGCTCTAGAAGTACCACGCCGAAGCTGTAAACATCACTCTTCTCATTTAGCTTCCCAGTTTGGTAATATTTTGGCTAATTCTCATGATTCAGTTTGGTAACATCACTTTACATTTTGGCTGTAAAAATGTGGGTCCCCTTCCATCTGACTCTTAGCGCTACACAAAAAAGGAGTATTGGAAGGGGACTCCTTT
This DNA window, taken from Miscanthus floridulus cultivar M001 chromosome 13, ASM1932011v1, whole genome shotgun sequence, encodes the following:
- the LOC136499347 gene encoding wall-associated receptor kinase 1-like, producing the protein MEIEVPIKRNMTYLTSISTTFVWEPKYYQTGKLNEKSDVYSFGVVLLELLLRKQPVFTTESGTKQNLSNYFLSEITSRPTTGIIAAEVLEEATEDEIEKVASLAEMCLRLRGEERPTMKQVVITLQLLLAERMNSSHVDTGNEQYIQPMMYDYSKGFNLRS